A genome region from Paralichthys olivaceus isolate ysfri-2021 chromosome 6, ASM2471397v2, whole genome shotgun sequence includes the following:
- the ccdc30 gene encoding coiled-coil domain-containing protein 30 isoform X1: protein MDHEEPQTELDKISLRLQEDGLPPAASAEERQRHLWQQLLRGEAKLRSVTQELQTLRTQQANEMKEVESYVAHIRGLLEERECLTADYERDNEHLRQELHQIRQQQESQTKELAEMLAQEDLVEIGLSSPSEQVAYLLVERATLLERLEASERRLESQSFSGNSMDGHHQGPEHIHHIMGEELRQRREHIQKSLDMTKQCSSQSPWKKLFGLRRSGQSKHNITPAHSEEISQERNERQRLERDLEEASRRLAMAHQDIRRLTNELDVAKNSSVESNGSGLQGMVQEVENLRREVDKLKHCDLMKLQQAKEEYDRLDAENRALRERVRTIEFKKKNLQGQLPINDADQEFVAEEDRKDKSISMEPQNNLSASSAQEKDNIHKRCHEAMEDGLVQVRELHRQLQRLRKQQEELEERNEELEALLGEAQNASKEESHRHEAELEGLHRRIKSLEAELKKQDAHEKLMRNGDEAKTTESYLQLHLRDSSQERLALLEARLTEEKDWRKQLELDLSAAQAALKKDKGALQIGERELKKLRLEVNSLQTECQQGKTLIKSLTQVKGEKAVLEEKLAQMERAHSRLQSELEHRKDNNRTQEDLKENRLQVQQLQEQADRLTAELSSLQTAYTTLRDEMVSERRQSAELQAKLSSSVQEKLAAEGERERLELKTERLNEQLKWYQEQLASTKEALSSSQKLELHTGHTESRLSPVERTMDESLDQLSCLKQELSHMQTKLEDERQLALQHQLALQAQVKEAQAHIKSQDSVLNQKAEEAKQMKQDLQRAQSLFTSAERELRYEKERNMDLKRHNTLLDQEKLKLSAELKQVQTKLVQVEQTLHAQLAQSERQQQKIRELELELARNSTNRSATTSLQEDLQAERARLIAADKKVLELQQQLKNAQHQLRVEEARAGESSRLERDSRDLSDTLSALRAQQHEEHITRKLVEQREEELQQQVRSFRLKEASLTRTNTELSHRAQQLDTRLAILEAELSKAREEVRNSQKSSHRLQEELAASQQECDRLQGDLQQFLLQLDTHVRKYDEKQSQHKTKLRQAKQVFLKVTAQRDCTIQRLENDLVLASSLSHKEKERIHTVMEENEKLLEEKRELLRKISEAEEMGSKGMRTASTVQHRVNVLEMENRQLQDRTLKLSNQVSSLERALRNSQSFYSLENAKKGHPSESLCDSLLHASTLSLMSGSCDPLDILDKICRVKVGDRTVMDSTRASVSSHQLSEQGYLNLTSPLVSPEAKGTEESSDNGDKV from the exons ATGGATCATGAAGAG CCGCAGACGGAGCTGGACAAGATATCTCTGCGGCTTCAGGAGGATGGCTTGCCTCCGGCAGCCAGTGCGGAGGAGCGGCAGCGCCATCTTTGGCAGCAGCTGCTCCGAGGTGAGGCGAAGCTCCGGTCAGTCACACAGGAGCTGCAGACCTTACGTACCCAGCAGGCCAATGAGATGAAGGAG GTGGAGAGCTACGTTGCACATATTCGTGGTCTGTTGGAAGAGCGCGAGTGTCTGACTGCAGACTACGAAAGAGACAATGAACACTTGCGACAGGAGCTTCACCAGATCAGACAGCAACAAG AGAGTCAGACCAAAGAGCTGGCGGAGATGCTGGCTCAAGAGGACCTAGTGGAGATAGGCTTGAGCAGCCCCAGTGAGCAGGTTGCTTACTTGCTGGTGGAGAGGGCCACGCTGCTGGAAAGGTTGGAGGCATCTGAGAGGAGACTGGAAAGTCAGAGCTTCAGTGGAAACTCAATGGATGGCCACCACCAG GGACCGGAACATATTCACCACATCATGGGGGAAGAGCTAAGGCAGCGGAGGGAGCATATACAGAAGAGCCTAGACATGACAAAG CAGTGCTCATCCCAGAGTCCGTGGAAGAAGCTGTTTGGGCTGCGTAGGTCTGGTCAGAGCAAGCACAATATTACCCCT GCCCACAGTGAGGAGATTTCACAAGAGCGGAATGAGCGCCAGCGGCTGGAGCGGGACCTGGAGGAGGCGTCCAGGAGGCTAGCGATGGCTCATCAAGATATCCGTCGACTCACCAATGAGCTGGATGTCGCCAAAAACAGCAGCGTAGAGTCAAATG GGTCTGGGCTTCAGGGAATGGTCCAAGAAGTAGAAAACCTGAGGAGGGAAGTGGACAAACTCAAACACTGTG ATTTGATGAAGCTGCAGCAAGCAAAGGAGGAATACGACAGACTAGATGCGGAGAACAGAGCTCTGAGGGAGAGAGTGCGCACCATAGAATTCAAGAAGAAAAATCTCCAGGGACAG tTGCCAATAAATGATGCAGACCAAGAATTTGTAGCTGAGGAGGATCGAAAGGACAAGAGCATCAGCATGGAACCACAAAACAATCTGTCAGCCTCATCAGCTCAGGAAAAGGATAATATTCACAAACG GTGTCATGAGGCGATGGAAGATGGGCTCGTGCAGGTCAGAGAGCTGCACCGGCAACTCCAGAGGCTACGCAAGCAAcaggaagagctggaggagaggaacGAGGAGCTGGAGGCCCTGCTGGGGGAGGCCCAGAATGCCAGCAAGGAGGAGAGTCATCGCCATGAGGCTGAACTGGAGGGGCTGCACAGGAGG ATCAAAAGCCTGGAGGCAGAGCTGAAGAAGCAAGACGCCCATGAAAAGCTGATGAGGAACGGAGATGAGGCCAAAACCACTGAGTCCTACCTACAGCTG CACTTAAGGGACAGTAGCCAGGAGAGATTGGCTCTGCTTGAGGCACGGCTGACCGAGGAGAAGGACTGGAGGAAACAGTTGGAGTTGGACCTCAGTGCTGCTCAGGCTGCACTCAAGAAAGACAAAGgg GCTTTGCAGATAGGTGAGCGAGAGCTGAAGAAGCTGAGACTGGAGGTCAACAGCCTTCAGACCGAATGTCAACAAGGGAAAACGCTCATCAAGAGCCTCACACAAGTCAAAGGGGAAAAAGCAGTTCTGGAAGAAAAG TTGGCCCAGATGGAGCGCGCCCACAGCCGACTCCAGAGCGAGCTGGAGCACCGTAAAGACAATAACAGGACCCAGGAGGACCTGAAGGAAAACAGGCTTcaggtgcagcagctgcaggagcaggctGACCGACTGACTGCTGAACTCAGCAGCCTCCAGACAGCATACACCACTCTGAG GGATGAAATGGTTTCTGAGCGGCGGCAGAGTGCAGAGCTCCAGGCCAAGCTGAGCTCCAGTGTTCAGGAGAAGCTGgcagctgagggagagagagagagactggagcTCAAGACAGAGCGGCTCAACGAGCAGCTCAAGTGGTATCAAGAGCAGCTTGCCTCCACAAAGGAAGCACTTAGTAGCAGCCAGAAGCTTGAACTGCACACTGGTCATACTGAATCAAGACTAAGTCCAGTGGAGAGGACCATGGATGAAAGCTTGGATCAG ctttcatgtctgaaacagGAGCTGAGTCATATGCAGACCAAGCTAGAGGATGAGCGGCAGCTGGCCCTCCAGCACCAACTGGCCCTGCAGGCTCAAGTCAAAGAAGCCCAGGCACACATCAAA tcCCAGGACTCGGTGCTGAACCAGAAGGCAGAGGAGGCCAAACAGATGAAGCAGGACCTGCAGAGGGCTCAGAGCCTGTTCacctcagcagagagagagctgcGCTATGAGAAAGAGAGGAACATGGACCTGAAGAGACACAACACCCTGCTGGACCAGGAAAAACTCAAG CTTTCTGCAGAACTGAAGCAGGTCCAGACCAAGCTGGTGCAGGTCGAGCAGACTCTCCACGCTCAGTTAGCTCAGAGTGAACgtcagcagcagaaaataagGGAGCTTGAGCTGGAACTGGCACGCAACTCCACAAATCGCAGCGCCACCACCAGTCTGCAGGAGgatctgcaggctgagaggGCACGGCTCATCGCTGCTGACAAGAAG GtgttggagctgcagcagcagcttaaaAATGCCCAGCACCAGCTGCGTGTGGAGGAAGCCCGGGCTGGTGAGAGCAGCCGCTTGGAGCGGGACAGCAGGGACCTGTCTGACACCTTGTCAGCCCTGAGAGCCCAGCAGCATGAGGAGCACATCaccag GAAGCTGGTGGAGCAGcgtgaggaggagctgcagcagcaggtgcgCTCCTTCCGGCTGAAGGAGGCCTCCCTGACCAGGACCAACACGGAGCTCAGCCACCGTGCCCAGCAACTGGACACCCGTCTGGCCATCCTGGAGGCTGAGCTCAGCAAGGccagggaggag GTGAGAAACAGCCAAAAGTCCAGCCACAgactgcaggaggagctggcgGCCAGTCAGCAGGAGTGTGACAGACTGCAGGGGGATCTGCAGCAGTTTCTCCTCCAACTTGACACGCACGTCAG GAAGTATGACGAAAAGCAGAGTCAGCACAAGACCAAGCTGCGTCAGGCCAAACAGGTCTTTCTCAAGGTGACTGCACAGAGGGACTGCACCATCCAGAGACTGGAGAACGACCTGGTCTTGGCCTCCAGCCTCTCGCACAAG GAGAAGGAAAGGATCcacacagtgatggaggaaaatgagaaGCTTttagaggagaagagggaactgCTGAGGAAGATAAGTGAGGCAGAAGAAATGGGGAGCAAAGGCATGAGGACCGCCTCGACCGTTCAACACAG GGTCAACGTCTTAGAAATGGAAAACAGACAGCTACAGGATCGGACCCTGAAACTCTCCAATCAAGTTAGTTCCCTAGAGCGTGCCTTGAGGAATTCCCAGTCATTCTACAGCCTGGAG AATGCCAAGAAGGGGCACCCCTCTGAAAGTCTCTGTGACAGCCTCCTACACGCATCTACGCTAAG TCTGATGTCAGGTTCTTGTGACCCACTGGACATCCTGGACAAAATCTGCCGTGTGAAGGTGGGCGACCGTACGGTGATGGACAGCACTCGAGCTTCTGTCTCCTCACACCAGCTATCAGAGCAGGGTTACCTGAATCTCACCTCCCCTCTGGTTTCTCCGGAGGCCAAAGGCACAGAGGAGAGCTCTGATAATGGTGACAAGGTATGA
- the ccdc30 gene encoding coiled-coil domain-containing protein 30 isoform X2 gives MDHEEPQTELDKISLRLQEDGLPPAASAEERQRHLWQQLLRGEAKLRSVTQELQTLRTQQANEMKEVESYVAHIRGLLEERECLTADYERDNEHLRQELHQIRQQQESQTKELAEMLAQEDLVEIGLSSPSEQVAYLLVERATLLERLEASERRLESQSFSGNSMDGHHQGPEHIHHIMGEELRQRREHIQKSLDMTKCSSQSPWKKLFGLRRSGQSKHNITPAHSEEISQERNERQRLERDLEEASRRLAMAHQDIRRLTNELDVAKNSSVESNGSGLQGMVQEVENLRREVDKLKHCDLMKLQQAKEEYDRLDAENRALRERVRTIEFKKKNLQGQLPINDADQEFVAEEDRKDKSISMEPQNNLSASSAQEKDNIHKRCHEAMEDGLVQVRELHRQLQRLRKQQEELEERNEELEALLGEAQNASKEESHRHEAELEGLHRRIKSLEAELKKQDAHEKLMRNGDEAKTTESYLQLHLRDSSQERLALLEARLTEEKDWRKQLELDLSAAQAALKKDKGALQIGERELKKLRLEVNSLQTECQQGKTLIKSLTQVKGEKAVLEEKLAQMERAHSRLQSELEHRKDNNRTQEDLKENRLQVQQLQEQADRLTAELSSLQTAYTTLRDEMVSERRQSAELQAKLSSSVQEKLAAEGERERLELKTERLNEQLKWYQEQLASTKEALSSSQKLELHTGHTESRLSPVERTMDESLDQLSCLKQELSHMQTKLEDERQLALQHQLALQAQVKEAQAHIKSQDSVLNQKAEEAKQMKQDLQRAQSLFTSAERELRYEKERNMDLKRHNTLLDQEKLKLSAELKQVQTKLVQVEQTLHAQLAQSERQQQKIRELELELARNSTNRSATTSLQEDLQAERARLIAADKKVLELQQQLKNAQHQLRVEEARAGESSRLERDSRDLSDTLSALRAQQHEEHITRKLVEQREEELQQQVRSFRLKEASLTRTNTELSHRAQQLDTRLAILEAELSKAREEVRNSQKSSHRLQEELAASQQECDRLQGDLQQFLLQLDTHVRKYDEKQSQHKTKLRQAKQVFLKVTAQRDCTIQRLENDLVLASSLSHKEKERIHTVMEENEKLLEEKRELLRKISEAEEMGSKGMRTASTVQHRVNVLEMENRQLQDRTLKLSNQVSSLERALRNSQSFYSLENAKKGHPSESLCDSLLHASTLSLMSGSCDPLDILDKICRVKVGDRTVMDSTRASVSSHQLSEQGYLNLTSPLVSPEAKGTEESSDNGDKV, from the exons ATGGATCATGAAGAG CCGCAGACGGAGCTGGACAAGATATCTCTGCGGCTTCAGGAGGATGGCTTGCCTCCGGCAGCCAGTGCGGAGGAGCGGCAGCGCCATCTTTGGCAGCAGCTGCTCCGAGGTGAGGCGAAGCTCCGGTCAGTCACACAGGAGCTGCAGACCTTACGTACCCAGCAGGCCAATGAGATGAAGGAG GTGGAGAGCTACGTTGCACATATTCGTGGTCTGTTGGAAGAGCGCGAGTGTCTGACTGCAGACTACGAAAGAGACAATGAACACTTGCGACAGGAGCTTCACCAGATCAGACAGCAACAAG AGAGTCAGACCAAAGAGCTGGCGGAGATGCTGGCTCAAGAGGACCTAGTGGAGATAGGCTTGAGCAGCCCCAGTGAGCAGGTTGCTTACTTGCTGGTGGAGAGGGCCACGCTGCTGGAAAGGTTGGAGGCATCTGAGAGGAGACTGGAAAGTCAGAGCTTCAGTGGAAACTCAATGGATGGCCACCACCAG GGACCGGAACATATTCACCACATCATGGGGGAAGAGCTAAGGCAGCGGAGGGAGCATATACAGAAGAGCCTAGACATGACAAAG TGCTCATCCCAGAGTCCGTGGAAGAAGCTGTTTGGGCTGCGTAGGTCTGGTCAGAGCAAGCACAATATTACCCCT GCCCACAGTGAGGAGATTTCACAAGAGCGGAATGAGCGCCAGCGGCTGGAGCGGGACCTGGAGGAGGCGTCCAGGAGGCTAGCGATGGCTCATCAAGATATCCGTCGACTCACCAATGAGCTGGATGTCGCCAAAAACAGCAGCGTAGAGTCAAATG GGTCTGGGCTTCAGGGAATGGTCCAAGAAGTAGAAAACCTGAGGAGGGAAGTGGACAAACTCAAACACTGTG ATTTGATGAAGCTGCAGCAAGCAAAGGAGGAATACGACAGACTAGATGCGGAGAACAGAGCTCTGAGGGAGAGAGTGCGCACCATAGAATTCAAGAAGAAAAATCTCCAGGGACAG tTGCCAATAAATGATGCAGACCAAGAATTTGTAGCTGAGGAGGATCGAAAGGACAAGAGCATCAGCATGGAACCACAAAACAATCTGTCAGCCTCATCAGCTCAGGAAAAGGATAATATTCACAAACG GTGTCATGAGGCGATGGAAGATGGGCTCGTGCAGGTCAGAGAGCTGCACCGGCAACTCCAGAGGCTACGCAAGCAAcaggaagagctggaggagaggaacGAGGAGCTGGAGGCCCTGCTGGGGGAGGCCCAGAATGCCAGCAAGGAGGAGAGTCATCGCCATGAGGCTGAACTGGAGGGGCTGCACAGGAGG ATCAAAAGCCTGGAGGCAGAGCTGAAGAAGCAAGACGCCCATGAAAAGCTGATGAGGAACGGAGATGAGGCCAAAACCACTGAGTCCTACCTACAGCTG CACTTAAGGGACAGTAGCCAGGAGAGATTGGCTCTGCTTGAGGCACGGCTGACCGAGGAGAAGGACTGGAGGAAACAGTTGGAGTTGGACCTCAGTGCTGCTCAGGCTGCACTCAAGAAAGACAAAGgg GCTTTGCAGATAGGTGAGCGAGAGCTGAAGAAGCTGAGACTGGAGGTCAACAGCCTTCAGACCGAATGTCAACAAGGGAAAACGCTCATCAAGAGCCTCACACAAGTCAAAGGGGAAAAAGCAGTTCTGGAAGAAAAG TTGGCCCAGATGGAGCGCGCCCACAGCCGACTCCAGAGCGAGCTGGAGCACCGTAAAGACAATAACAGGACCCAGGAGGACCTGAAGGAAAACAGGCTTcaggtgcagcagctgcaggagcaggctGACCGACTGACTGCTGAACTCAGCAGCCTCCAGACAGCATACACCACTCTGAG GGATGAAATGGTTTCTGAGCGGCGGCAGAGTGCAGAGCTCCAGGCCAAGCTGAGCTCCAGTGTTCAGGAGAAGCTGgcagctgagggagagagagagagactggagcTCAAGACAGAGCGGCTCAACGAGCAGCTCAAGTGGTATCAAGAGCAGCTTGCCTCCACAAAGGAAGCACTTAGTAGCAGCCAGAAGCTTGAACTGCACACTGGTCATACTGAATCAAGACTAAGTCCAGTGGAGAGGACCATGGATGAAAGCTTGGATCAG ctttcatgtctgaaacagGAGCTGAGTCATATGCAGACCAAGCTAGAGGATGAGCGGCAGCTGGCCCTCCAGCACCAACTGGCCCTGCAGGCTCAAGTCAAAGAAGCCCAGGCACACATCAAA tcCCAGGACTCGGTGCTGAACCAGAAGGCAGAGGAGGCCAAACAGATGAAGCAGGACCTGCAGAGGGCTCAGAGCCTGTTCacctcagcagagagagagctgcGCTATGAGAAAGAGAGGAACATGGACCTGAAGAGACACAACACCCTGCTGGACCAGGAAAAACTCAAG CTTTCTGCAGAACTGAAGCAGGTCCAGACCAAGCTGGTGCAGGTCGAGCAGACTCTCCACGCTCAGTTAGCTCAGAGTGAACgtcagcagcagaaaataagGGAGCTTGAGCTGGAACTGGCACGCAACTCCACAAATCGCAGCGCCACCACCAGTCTGCAGGAGgatctgcaggctgagaggGCACGGCTCATCGCTGCTGACAAGAAG GtgttggagctgcagcagcagcttaaaAATGCCCAGCACCAGCTGCGTGTGGAGGAAGCCCGGGCTGGTGAGAGCAGCCGCTTGGAGCGGGACAGCAGGGACCTGTCTGACACCTTGTCAGCCCTGAGAGCCCAGCAGCATGAGGAGCACATCaccag GAAGCTGGTGGAGCAGcgtgaggaggagctgcagcagcaggtgcgCTCCTTCCGGCTGAAGGAGGCCTCCCTGACCAGGACCAACACGGAGCTCAGCCACCGTGCCCAGCAACTGGACACCCGTCTGGCCATCCTGGAGGCTGAGCTCAGCAAGGccagggaggag GTGAGAAACAGCCAAAAGTCCAGCCACAgactgcaggaggagctggcgGCCAGTCAGCAGGAGTGTGACAGACTGCAGGGGGATCTGCAGCAGTTTCTCCTCCAACTTGACACGCACGTCAG GAAGTATGACGAAAAGCAGAGTCAGCACAAGACCAAGCTGCGTCAGGCCAAACAGGTCTTTCTCAAGGTGACTGCACAGAGGGACTGCACCATCCAGAGACTGGAGAACGACCTGGTCTTGGCCTCCAGCCTCTCGCACAAG GAGAAGGAAAGGATCcacacagtgatggaggaaaatgagaaGCTTttagaggagaagagggaactgCTGAGGAAGATAAGTGAGGCAGAAGAAATGGGGAGCAAAGGCATGAGGACCGCCTCGACCGTTCAACACAG GGTCAACGTCTTAGAAATGGAAAACAGACAGCTACAGGATCGGACCCTGAAACTCTCCAATCAAGTTAGTTCCCTAGAGCGTGCCTTGAGGAATTCCCAGTCATTCTACAGCCTGGAG AATGCCAAGAAGGGGCACCCCTCTGAAAGTCTCTGTGACAGCCTCCTACACGCATCTACGCTAAG TCTGATGTCAGGTTCTTGTGACCCACTGGACATCCTGGACAAAATCTGCCGTGTGAAGGTGGGCGACCGTACGGTGATGGACAGCACTCGAGCTTCTGTCTCCTCACACCAGCTATCAGAGCAGGGTTACCTGAATCTCACCTCCCCTCTGGTTTCTCCGGAGGCCAAAGGCACAGAGGAGAGCTCTGATAATGGTGACAAGGTATGA